One Ricinus communis isolate WT05 ecotype wild-type chromosome 1, ASM1957865v1, whole genome shotgun sequence DNA window includes the following coding sequences:
- the LOC8268528 gene encoding AT-hook motif nuclear-localized protein 17: MADYGTAISLSRELSHTSEDSSSDQSPRSVPPSSSSKHAAHHRKSAISSPDNYQHHLHHHHTAIEIQRKPRGRPPGSKNKPKPPIVITKDSDSAMKPVILEISAGSDIIDSIINFARRIHSGISVISATGSVSNVTLRHPLSHAPSLSLHGPFNILSLSGTFIGSFTPKQSAGSSSVGSPSCCFGISLAGAQGQVFGGIVAGKVLAASQVVVVAATFLNPTFHRLPSDHNDNEVEETEPSLGGPASANESCVSTGMSMTVYAVANPTPINSQMSPPDIMHWPGPPRPHY; this comes from the coding sequence atggcTGACTATGGCACCGCTATCTCTCTTTCAAGAGAGCTTTCTCACACTTCTGAGGACTCTTCCTCTGATCAAAGTCCAAGAAGCGTTCCTCCATCATCATCCTCCAAACATGCAGCCCACCATAGGAAATCCGCAATCAGCTCCCCTGACAATTACCAgcaccacctccaccaccatCACACGGCGATTGAGATTCAAAGAAAGCCAAGAGGTAGACCTCCAGGCTCTAAAAACAAGCCGAAACCGCCCATTGTCATCACTAAAGATAGTGACTCTGCTATGAAACCAGTCATCCTCGAGATCTCCGCTGGGTCAGATATCATTGACTCTATCATCAACTTTGCTCGTAGAATCCACTCTGGCATCAGTGTAATAAGTGCTACAGGTTCTGTCTCTAACGTCACGCTCCGCCACCCGCTTTCTCACGCgccatctctctctctacatGGACCCTTTAATATACTTTCTCTATCAGGCACATTTATTGGTTCTTTTACCCCAAAACAATCCGCTGGTTCTTCTTCTGTTGGTTCCCCTTCTTGTTGTTTTGGAATATCTCTTGCAGGGGCACAAGGGCAAGTATTTGGAGGAATTGTAGCTGGAAAGGTGTTAGCGGCAAGTcaggtggtggtggtggctGCAACTTTCTTGAACCCAACATTTCACAGGCTGCCAAGTGATCATAATGATAATGAGGTTGAAGAGACTGAGCCTAGCCTTGGTGGACCTGCTTCTGCAAATGAGTCTTGTGTTAGTACTGGCATGTCAATGACTGTTTATGCCGTGGCCAATCCAACTCCTATCAATAGCCAAATGTCTCCTCCTGATATTATGCACTGGCCTGGTCCTCCTCGCCCTCATTACTAG